One Dromiciops gliroides isolate mDroGli1 chromosome 3, mDroGli1.pri, whole genome shotgun sequence DNA segment encodes these proteins:
- the APOC1 gene encoding apolipoprotein C-I isoform X2, with protein sequence MWESWEKDRPSYNCRSLDPPTHTQPSLPAPCSLLARSSRIMKPVLSFTVLAVLLYFLAEGPSPVQGSSSVAEGFERFQEKLKELSDTVANKAKAAIAQLKHSEFSTKTRNWFTQNFQKMKEKMEATFSKKH encoded by the exons ccctcttATAACTGCAGGTCTCTGGACCCTCCCACCCACACCCAACCCAGCCTGCCAGCTCCCTGTTCTCTTCT AGCCCGCTCCAGCCGCATCATGAAGCCAGTCCTGTCCTTCACTGTGTTGGCTGTCCTCCTGTACTTTTTGGCAG AAGGCCCCAGCCCCGTTCAGGGTTCTTCAAGTGTGGCCGAGGGCTTTGAACGATTCCAGGAGAAGCTGAAGGAGCTGTCAGACACTGTGGCTAACAAGGCCAAGGCCGCCATCGCCCAGCTCAAGCACAGCGAATTCTCCACCAAAACTAG GAACTGGTTCACACAGAATTTccagaaaatgaaggagaaaatggaagccaCCTTCTCCAAGAAACACTAG